One stretch of Oceanipulchritudo coccoides DNA includes these proteins:
- a CDS encoding helix-turn-helix domain-containing protein, protein MRISIRKGAKNVLGPALRRAREESKLRLTQSDLAEIISEMGLSIDRSAISRIENQERTLSDLEFLYFAAALRINPVRLFSLAYQDPSKLPAYRDFEAEEELQVAEEEDNADTLP, encoded by the coding sequence ATGAGGATCAGCATTCGGAAGGGGGCAAAAAATGTCCTTGGGCCTGCGCTGAGGCGGGCCCGGGAGGAATCAAAACTTCGCCTGACACAATCCGACCTTGCTGAAATCATATCGGAAATGGGGCTCTCCATTGACCGCTCGGCGATCAGCCGAATTGAAAATCAGGAACGTACCCTGAGTGACTTGGAATTCCTGTACTTCGCGGCGGCCTTGCGCATCAACCCGGTTCGCTTGTTCAGCCTGGCCTATCAGGACCCCTCAAAGCTCCCCGCCTATCGTGATTTCGAAGCGGAGGAGGAACTTCAGGTGGCTGAGGAAGAGGACAATGCGGACACGCTTCCCTGA
- a CDS encoding tetratricopeptide repeat protein: MRINVILLIGAALAYSTALAGGLGIEGLKADAAEGDIGAQIELADKYLRGQEVPLDMEEGAKLLKVAAAKGDSVAQYRLGTLYRRGWGVPEDKKLAFRWYLKAAQQDNPSACYAVGSAYREGAGVRQDFRRAVYWFEKASEMDVTIARIILASLYLEAPGVGRNYKRIIELLQPLARNGDIYALAKIGQLYESGQGFQKNHALAANAYRKALAHEVPSGGQSAEGKDLYRMTTQAQLEATNNLGQLYLRGLGVKVDFKQAAQLFSTAARKGYSEARVNLARMYLVGQGVEQSKDRAILLLNQAATQGNAVAHHELGLLYLGDGKKPENLAMAYVHLNLAKSLGAKVKPEHLGRVKRMLAPNQRMVLDKHIDSLREKMPD; the protein is encoded by the coding sequence ATGCGAATTAATGTCATTTTGCTGATTGGTGCCGCCTTGGCTTATTCGACTGCTTTGGCAGGTGGCCTGGGCATCGAGGGCTTGAAGGCTGACGCCGCTGAAGGAGACATTGGCGCGCAGATTGAGCTGGCGGACAAATATCTGCGTGGACAGGAGGTCCCACTGGATATGGAAGAGGGGGCCAAGCTCCTGAAAGTCGCTGCCGCCAAGGGCGATTCGGTGGCCCAATACCGCCTTGGAACGCTCTATCGCCGCGGTTGGGGGGTTCCTGAAGATAAGAAACTGGCCTTTCGCTGGTATTTAAAAGCGGCCCAGCAGGATAACCCGTCAGCCTGCTACGCTGTCGGAAGCGCTTACCGCGAAGGGGCAGGCGTCCGGCAGGACTTCAGGCGGGCGGTCTACTGGTTCGAGAAAGCGTCGGAGATGGACGTCACAATTGCCCGGATCATTCTGGCTTCGCTGTATTTGGAAGCACCGGGAGTCGGGCGGAACTACAAGCGCATCATCGAATTGCTACAGCCGTTGGCGCGAAACGGCGATATCTATGCTCTTGCAAAAATAGGCCAGCTCTACGAGTCCGGCCAAGGCTTTCAGAAAAACCACGCCCTTGCGGCAAATGCCTACAGGAAAGCGCTGGCCCACGAAGTGCCCTCGGGAGGTCAATCTGCCGAAGGGAAAGACCTGTACCGGATGACGACGCAGGCTCAGCTTGAGGCAACAAATAATCTCGGGCAGCTCTACTTGCGTGGACTTGGCGTGAAAGTCGATTTCAAGCAGGCCGCACAGCTTTTTTCTACGGCGGCCCGCAAGGGATATTCCGAGGCACGGGTCAATCTGGCGCGCATGTATCTTGTCGGTCAGGGAGTTGAACAAAGCAAGGACCGGGCAATTCTCCTTCTGAATCAGGCCGCCACCCAGGGCAACGCCGTGGCCCACCATGAGCTCGGATTACTGTATCTGGGTGATGGGAAAAAGCCGGAGAACCTGGCCATGGCCTATGTCCACCTGAACCTTGCCAAATCCCTCGGGGCCAAGGTGAAACCGGAGCACCTGGGTCGTGTGAAGCGCATGCTTGCCCCCAACCAGCGCATGGTGCTCGACAAGCACATTGATTCGCTCAGGGAAAAGATGCCGGATTAG